The following proteins are encoded in a genomic region of Canis lupus familiaris isolate Mischka breed German Shepherd chromosome 6, alternate assembly UU_Cfam_GSD_1.0, whole genome shotgun sequence:
- the KREMEN2 gene encoding kremen protein 2 isoform X2 codes for METGTPQVLLLLLFLPLLPPLRASAGSLHSPVLSECFQVNGADYRGHQNRTGPRGAGRPCLFWDQTQQHSYSSASDPQGRWGLGPHNFCRNPDGDVQPWCYVAETEEGIYWRYCDIPTCHMPGYLGCFVDSGAPPALSGPSGTSTKLTVQVCLRFCRMKGYQLCGGDGRLGIYEVSVGSCQGNWTAPQGVVYSPDFPDEYGPDRNCSWLLRPPGAALELTFRLFELADPRDRLELRDAASGSLLRAFDGSRRPPPGPLRLRVSALLLTFRSDARGHAQGFALTFHGLQDAADNPAPEGWAQTPAAPLDGANASCSPRPGAPEAAMGARVFPTVAAVSVLLLLLLLSLLRLLRRRSCLLAPGKGPPALGPSRGPGRSWAVWYRRPRGVALPCPPGDPQAEGLAASYRPLSASSQSSLRSLISAL; via the exons ATGGAGACGGGGACCCCAcaggtcctcctcctcctcctcttcctcccgcTGCTGCCGCCCCTCAGGGCCTCGGCGGGGAGCCTGCACAGCCCAG TCCTGTCCGAGTGCTTCCAGGTGAATGGCGCCGACTACCGCGGCCACCAGAACCGCACAGGGCCCCGCGGGGCTGGCCGCCCGTGCCTCTTCTGGGACCAGACGCAGCAGCACAGCTACAGCAGCGCCAGCGACCCCCAGGGCCGCTGGGGACTGGGCCCGCACAACTTCTGCCG GAACCCAGACGGCGACGTGCAGCCATGGTGCTATGTAGCTGAGACAGAGGAAGGCATATACTGGCGCTATTGCGACATCCCCACGTGTCACA TGCCGGGGTACCTGGGCTGCTTCGTGGATTCGGGGGCCCCCCCGGCTCTCAGCGGCCCCAGCGGCACCTCGACAAAGCTCACGGTGCAGGTGTGCCTCCGCTTCTGCCGCATGAAGGGCTACCAG CTGTGTGGCGGCGATGGGCGCCTGGGCATCTACGAAG TGTCCGTGGGCTCCTGCCAGGGCAACTGGACCGCGCCTCAGGGCGTCGTGTACTCCCCGGACTTCCCCGACGAGTACGGTCCGGACCGCAACTGCAGCTGGCTGCTGCGCCCGCCGGGCGCCGCACTGGAGCTCACCTTCCGCCTCTTCGAGCTGGCCGACCCGCGCGACCGGCTGGAGCTGCGCGACGCCGCCTCGGGCAGCCTGCTCCGCGCCTTCGACGGCTCCCGCCGGCCGCCGCCCGGGCCGCTGCGCCTGCGGGTCTCCGCGCTGCTGCTCACCTTCCGCAGCGACGCGCGCGGCCACGCGCAGGGCTTCGCGCTCACATTCCACG GGCTGCAGGACGCCGCTGACAACCCGGCGCCCGAGGGCTGGGCCCAGACCCCCGCAGCGCCCCTCGACGGGGCCAACGCGAGCTGCAGCCCCCGGCCCGGGGCTCCGGAGGCCGCGATGGGGG CCCGGGTCTTCCCGACGGTCGCGGCCGTCTccgtgctgctgctgctgctgctgctgtcgcTGCTGCGCCTGCTGCGCCGACG GAGCTGTCTGCTGGCTCCGGGAAAAGGGCCCCCGGCGTTGGGGCCTTCGCGGGGCCCCGGGAGAAGCTGGGCTGTGTGGTACCGCCGGCCTCGAGGggtggccctgccctgcccccccggGGACCCTCAGGCTGAGGGTCTAGCGGCGAGTTACCGGCCCCTGAGCGCCTCCAGCCAGAGTTCCCTGCGCTCGCTCATCTCTGCTCTCTGA
- the PAQR4 gene encoding progestin and adipoQ receptor family member 4 isoform X2, whose product MAFLAGPRLLDWASSPPHLQFNKFVLTGYRPASSGSGCLRSLFYLHNELGNIYTHGLALLGFLVLLPMTMPWGQLGQDGWLGGTHCVACLAPPAGSVLYHLFMCHQGGSAVYTRLLALDMCGVCLVNTLGALPIIHCTLACRPWLRPAALVGYTVLSGVAGWRALTAPSTSARLRAFGWQAAARLLVFGARGVGLGSGAPGSLHCYLRMDALALLGGLVNVARLPERWGPGRFDYWGNSHQIMHLLSVGSILQLHAGVVPDLLWAAHHTCPPD is encoded by the exons ATGGCGTTCCTGGCCGGGCCGCGCCTGCTGGACTGGGCCAGCTCCCCGCCGCACCTGCAGTTCAACAAGTTCGTGCTCACGGGCTACCGGCCGGCCAGCAGCGGCTCGGGCTGTCTGCGCAGCCTCTTCTACCTGCACAACGAGCTGGGCAACATCTACACGCACG GGCTGGCCTTGCTAGGCTTCCTGGTGCTGCTGCCCATGACCATGCCGTGGGGCCAGCTGGGCCAGGACGGCTGGCTGGGCGGGACACACTGTGTGGCCTGCCTGGCCCCTCCCGCGGGCTCTGTGCTCTACCATCTCTTCATGTGCCACCAAGGGGGCAGCGCCGTGTACACCCGCCTCCTCGCCCTGGACATGTGTGGCGTCTGCCTTGTCAACACCCTTG GGGCGCTGCCCATCATCCACTGCACCCTGGCCTGTAGGCCCTGGCTGCGTCCAGCTGCCCTGGTGGGCTACACCGTGCTGTCCGGTGTGGCTGGCTGGCGGGCCCTCACTGCCCCCTCCACCAGTGCCCGGCTCCGTGCCTTTGGTTGGCAGGCTGCTGCCCGCCTCCTGGTGTTCGGGGCCCGGGGAGTAGGGCTGGGCTCCGGCGCCCCTGGCTCCCTGCACTGCTACCTGCGCATGGATGCGCTGGCACTGCTTGGGGGACTGGTGAACGTGGCCCGCCTGCCAGAGCGCTGGGGACCTGGCCGCTTCGACTACTGGGGCAACTCCCACCAGATCATGCACCTGCTCAGTGTGGGCTCCATCCTCCAGCTGCACGCCGGCGTCGTGCCAGATCTGCTCTGGGCCGCCCACCACACCTGCCCCCCAGACTGA
- the PAQR4 gene encoding progestin and adipoQ receptor family member 4 isoform X1: MAFLAGPRLLDWASSPPHLQFNKFVLTGYRPASSGSGCLRSLFYLHNELGNIYTHGLALLGFLVLLPMTMPWGQLGQDGWLGGTHCVACLAPPAGSVLYHLFMCHQGGSAVYTRLLALDMCGVCLVNTLAARRRRARSALGRPPHLPPRLSHLLPATSPSLQSPGTDDRPSLLLVCEGLTPWMLPANWTSQLEAVTRSSDLPCGLASSTHVSELWLPSLPSFRVLSVWARRKPSFLGLRLSSSVTCEGVARGTLGSRLALTVGMLSAQSREPTTLPHM, from the exons ATGGCGTTCCTGGCCGGGCCGCGCCTGCTGGACTGGGCCAGCTCCCCGCCGCACCTGCAGTTCAACAAGTTCGTGCTCACGGGCTACCGGCCGGCCAGCAGCGGCTCGGGCTGTCTGCGCAGCCTCTTCTACCTGCACAACGAGCTGGGCAACATCTACACGCACG GGCTGGCCTTGCTAGGCTTCCTGGTGCTGCTGCCCATGACCATGCCGTGGGGCCAGCTGGGCCAGGACGGCTGGCTGGGCGGGACACACTGTGTGGCCTGCCTGGCCCCTCCCGCGGGCTCTGTGCTCTACCATCTCTTCATGTGCCACCAAGGGGGCAGCGCCGTGTACACCCGCCTCCTCGCCCTGGACATGTGTGGCGTCTGCCTTGTCAACACCCTTG CTGCACGCCGGCGTCGTGCCAGATCTGCTCTGGGCCGCCCACCACACCTGCCCCCCAGACTGAGCCACCTCCTGCCTGCCACGTCACCCTCTCTGCAGTCACCTGGGACCGACGATCGCCCTTCGCTCCTGCTGGTCTGCGAGGGGCTGACTCCCTGGATGCTTCCAGCAAACTGGACTTCCCAGCTGGAAGCCGTCACCCGTTCGTCTGATCTTCCCTGTGGACTAGCCTCTTCTACGCACGTCTCAGAGCTCTggcttccctccctgccttctttCCGGGTACTGTCTGTGTGGGCTAGACGGAAACCTTCCTTCCTAGGCCTCCGTTTATCCTCCTCTGTGACCTGTGAGGGTGTGGCCAgagggactctggggtcacgtcTGGCTCTGACAGTTGGGATGCTATCAGCCCAGAGCCGTGAGCCCACCACCCTGCCCCACATGTAA
- the KREMEN2 gene encoding kremen protein 2 isoform X4: METGTPQVLLLLLFLPLLPPLRASAGSLHSPVLSECFQVNGADYRGHQNRTGPRGAGRPCLFWDQTQQHSYSSASDPQGRWGLGPHNFCRNPDGDVQPWCYVAETEEGIYWRYCDIPTCHMPGYLGCFVDSGAPPALSGPSGTSTKLTVQVCLRFCRMKGYQLAGVEAGYACFCGSESDLDRGRPAPATDCDQICFGHPGQLCGGDGRLGIYEVSVGSCQGNWTAPQGVVYSPDFPDEYGPDRNCSWLLRPPGAALELTFRLFELADPRDRLELRDAASGSLLRAFDGSRRPPPGPLRLRVSALLLTFRSDARGHAQGFALTFHGLQDAADNPAPEGWAQTPAAPLDGANASCSPRPGAPEAAMGGAVCWLREKGPRRWGLRGAPGEAGLCGTAGLEGWPCPAPPGTLRLRV, translated from the exons ATGGAGACGGGGACCCCAcaggtcctcctcctcctcctcttcctcccgcTGCTGCCGCCCCTCAGGGCCTCGGCGGGGAGCCTGCACAGCCCAG TCCTGTCCGAGTGCTTCCAGGTGAATGGCGCCGACTACCGCGGCCACCAGAACCGCACAGGGCCCCGCGGGGCTGGCCGCCCGTGCCTCTTCTGGGACCAGACGCAGCAGCACAGCTACAGCAGCGCCAGCGACCCCCAGGGCCGCTGGGGACTGGGCCCGCACAACTTCTGCCG GAACCCAGACGGCGACGTGCAGCCATGGTGCTATGTAGCTGAGACAGAGGAAGGCATATACTGGCGCTATTGCGACATCCCCACGTGTCACA TGCCGGGGTACCTGGGCTGCTTCGTGGATTCGGGGGCCCCCCCGGCTCTCAGCGGCCCCAGCGGCACCTCGACAAAGCTCACGGTGCAGGTGTGCCTCCGCTTCTGCCGCATGAAGGGCTACCAG CTGGCGGGCGTGGAGGCCGGCTACGCCTGCTTCTGTGGCTCCGAAAGCGACCTGGACCGGGGACGCCCGGCCCCAGCTACCGACTGCGACCAGATTTGCTTCGGCCACCCAGGCCAGCTGTGTGGCGGCGATGGGCGCCTGGGCATCTACGAAG TGTCCGTGGGCTCCTGCCAGGGCAACTGGACCGCGCCTCAGGGCGTCGTGTACTCCCCGGACTTCCCCGACGAGTACGGTCCGGACCGCAACTGCAGCTGGCTGCTGCGCCCGCCGGGCGCCGCACTGGAGCTCACCTTCCGCCTCTTCGAGCTGGCCGACCCGCGCGACCGGCTGGAGCTGCGCGACGCCGCCTCGGGCAGCCTGCTCCGCGCCTTCGACGGCTCCCGCCGGCCGCCGCCCGGGCCGCTGCGCCTGCGGGTCTCCGCGCTGCTGCTCACCTTCCGCAGCGACGCGCGCGGCCACGCGCAGGGCTTCGCGCTCACATTCCACG GGCTGCAGGACGCCGCTGACAACCCGGCGCCCGAGGGCTGGGCCCAGACCCCCGCAGCGCCCCTCGACGGGGCCAACGCGAGCTGCAGCCCCCGGCCCGGGGCTCCGGAGGCCGCGATGGGGG GAGCTGTCTGCTGGCTCCGGGAAAAGGGCCCCCGGCGTTGGGGCCTTCGCGGGGCCCCGGGAGAAGCTGGGCTGTGTGGTACCGCCGGCCTCGAGGggtggccctgccctgcccccccggGGACCCTCAGGCTGAGGGTCTAG
- the PKMYT1 gene encoding LOW QUALITY PROTEIN: membrane-associated tyrosine- and threonine-specific cdc2-inhibitory kinase isoform X3 (The sequence of the model RefSeq protein was modified relative to this genomic sequence to represent the inferred CDS: substituted 1 base at 1 genomic stop codon): MPVPTEGTPPPLSGTPVPVPAYFRHAEPGFSLKRPGGLSRSLPPRPPAKGSIPISRLFPPRTPGWHQPQPRRVSFRGKASETLQSPSYDPSRPESFFQQSFQRLGRLGHGSYGEVFKVRSKEDGRLYAIKRSMSPFRGPKDRARKLAEVGGHEKVGQHPRCVRLEQAWEEGGILYLQTELCGPSLQQHCEAWGTGLPEAQVWGYLXDTLLALAHLHGQGLVHLDVKPANIFLGPRGRCKLGDFGLLVELGTSGAGEAQEGDPRYMAPELLQGSYGTAADVFSLGLTVLEVACNMELPHGGEGWQQLRQGYLPPEFTAGLSSELRSVLTMMLEPDPKLRATAEALLALPMLRRPRPWSILWYVAADALSRGWALWQALLSLLCWLWHGLAHPASWLQPPSPPATPPGSPPCSLLLDSSLSSSWDDDSIGLSLSAEAVLARATGNTSTPRSGSPAPRNRYTLRDALDLSDIDSEPARGSFPSFEPRNLLSLFEDSLGPG, encoded by the exons ATGCCTGTGCCCACAGAGGGCACCCCTCCACCCCTGAGTGGTACCCCTGTCCCAGTGCCAGCCTACTTCCGTCACGCAGAACCTGGCTTCTCCCTCAagaggcctggggggctcagtcggagcctcccgccccggccccctgCCAAAGGCAGCATCCCCATCAGCCGTCTCTTTCCTCCCCGGACGCCAGGCTggcaccagccccagccccggagGGTGTCATTTCGAGGCAAAGCCTCTGAGACCCTACAGAGCCCCTCATATGACCCAAGCCGGCCAGAGTCCTTTTTCCAACAGAGCTTCCAGAGGCTTGGCCGCCTGGGCCATGGCTCTTATGGAGAGGTTTTCAAG GTGCGCTCCAAGGAAGATGGCCGGCTCTATGCAATAAAGCGCTCGATGTCACCGTTCCGGGGCCCCAAGGACCGGGCCCGCAAGCTGGCTGAGGTTGGCGGCCACGAGAAGGTGGGGCAGCACCCGCGCTGTGTGCGGCTGGAGCAAGCCTGGGAGGAGGGCGGCATCCTGTACTTGCAGACCGAGCTGTGCGGGCCCAGCCTGCAGCAGCACTGTGAGGCCTGGGGCACCGGCCTGCCAGAGGCCCAGGTCTGGGGCTACCTGTGAGATACCCTGCTGGCCCTGGCTCACCTCCACGGCCAAGGTCTGGTCCACCTTGACGTCAAGCCTGCCAACATcttcctggggccccggggccgtTGCaagctgggtgactttgggctGCTGGTTGAGCTGGGTACGTCTGGAgctggtgaggcccaggagggagaCCCCCGTTACATGGCCCCGGAGCTGCTGCAGGGCTCCTACGGGACAGCAGCCGACGTGTTCAG TCTGGGTCTCACCGTCCTGGAAGTGGCATGCAATATGGAGCTGCCCCACGGTGGGGAGGGCTGGCAGCAGCTTCGCCAGGGCTACCTGCCCCCTGAGTTCACTGCTG GCCTATCTTCCGAGCTGCGTTCTGTCCTCACCATGATGCTGGAACCTGACCCCAAGCTGCGGGCCACCGCTGAGGCCCTGCTGGCTCTGCCCATGCTCAGGCGGCCTCGGCCATGGAGCATTCTGTGGTACGTGGCTGCCGATGCCCTCAGCCGAGGGTGGGCCCTGTGGCAG GCCCTGCTTTCCTTGCTGTGCTGGCTCTGGCACGGATTGGCTCACCCCGCCAGCTGGCTGCAGCCGCCGAGCCCACCAGCCACCCCGCCTGGCTCCCCACCCTGCAGCCTCCTCCTGGATAGCAGCCTCTCCAGCAGCTGGGATGATGACAGCATAGG GCTCTCACTCTCTGCAGAGGCTGTCCTGGCCAGGGCTACTGGGAACACCTCCACCCCCCGCAgtggctcccccgccccccggaacAGGTACACACTGAG ggatgccctggaCCTGAGTGACATTGACTCCGAGCCCGCTCGgggctccttcccctccttcgAACCTCGGAACCTTCTCAGCCTGTTTGAGGACTCACTGGGCCCAGGCTGA
- the KREMEN2 gene encoding kremen protein 2 isoform X3 encodes METGTPQVLLLLLFLPLLPPLRASAGSLHSPVLSECFQVNGADYRGHQNRTGPRGAGRPCLFWDQTQQHSYSSASDPQGRWGLGPHNFCRNPDGDVQPWCYVAETEEGIYWRYCDIPTCHMPGYLGCFVDSGAPPALSGPSGTSTKLTVQVCLRFCRMKGYQLCGGDGRLGIYEVSVGSCQGNWTAPQGVVYSPDFPDEYGPDRNCSWLLRPPGAALELTFRLFELADPRDRLELRDAASGSLLRAFDGSRRPPPGPLRLRVSALLLTFRSDARGHAQGFALTFHGLQDAADNPAPEGWAQTPAAPLDGANASCSPRPGAPEAAMGGAVCWLREKGPRRWGLRGAPGEAGLCGTAGLEGWPCPAPPGTLRLRV; translated from the exons ATGGAGACGGGGACCCCAcaggtcctcctcctcctcctcttcctcccgcTGCTGCCGCCCCTCAGGGCCTCGGCGGGGAGCCTGCACAGCCCAG TCCTGTCCGAGTGCTTCCAGGTGAATGGCGCCGACTACCGCGGCCACCAGAACCGCACAGGGCCCCGCGGGGCTGGCCGCCCGTGCCTCTTCTGGGACCAGACGCAGCAGCACAGCTACAGCAGCGCCAGCGACCCCCAGGGCCGCTGGGGACTGGGCCCGCACAACTTCTGCCG GAACCCAGACGGCGACGTGCAGCCATGGTGCTATGTAGCTGAGACAGAGGAAGGCATATACTGGCGCTATTGCGACATCCCCACGTGTCACA TGCCGGGGTACCTGGGCTGCTTCGTGGATTCGGGGGCCCCCCCGGCTCTCAGCGGCCCCAGCGGCACCTCGACAAAGCTCACGGTGCAGGTGTGCCTCCGCTTCTGCCGCATGAAGGGCTACCAG CTGTGTGGCGGCGATGGGCGCCTGGGCATCTACGAAG TGTCCGTGGGCTCCTGCCAGGGCAACTGGACCGCGCCTCAGGGCGTCGTGTACTCCCCGGACTTCCCCGACGAGTACGGTCCGGACCGCAACTGCAGCTGGCTGCTGCGCCCGCCGGGCGCCGCACTGGAGCTCACCTTCCGCCTCTTCGAGCTGGCCGACCCGCGCGACCGGCTGGAGCTGCGCGACGCCGCCTCGGGCAGCCTGCTCCGCGCCTTCGACGGCTCCCGCCGGCCGCCGCCCGGGCCGCTGCGCCTGCGGGTCTCCGCGCTGCTGCTCACCTTCCGCAGCGACGCGCGCGGCCACGCGCAGGGCTTCGCGCTCACATTCCACG GGCTGCAGGACGCCGCTGACAACCCGGCGCCCGAGGGCTGGGCCCAGACCCCCGCAGCGCCCCTCGACGGGGCCAACGCGAGCTGCAGCCCCCGGCCCGGGGCTCCGGAGGCCGCGATGGGGG GAGCTGTCTGCTGGCTCCGGGAAAAGGGCCCCCGGCGTTGGGGCCTTCGCGGGGCCCCGGGAGAAGCTGGGCTGTGTGGTACCGCCGGCCTCGAGGggtggccctgccctgcccccccggGGACCCTCAGGCTGAGGGTCTAG
- the KREMEN2 gene encoding kremen protein 2 isoform X1: METGTPQVLLLLLFLPLLPPLRASAGSLHSPVLSECFQVNGADYRGHQNRTGPRGAGRPCLFWDQTQQHSYSSASDPQGRWGLGPHNFCRNPDGDVQPWCYVAETEEGIYWRYCDIPTCHMPGYLGCFVDSGAPPALSGPSGTSTKLTVQVCLRFCRMKGYQLAGVEAGYACFCGSESDLDRGRPAPATDCDQICFGHPGQLCGGDGRLGIYEVSVGSCQGNWTAPQGVVYSPDFPDEYGPDRNCSWLLRPPGAALELTFRLFELADPRDRLELRDAASGSLLRAFDGSRRPPPGPLRLRVSALLLTFRSDARGHAQGFALTFHGLQDAADNPAPEGWAQTPAAPLDGANASCSPRPGAPEAAMGARVFPTVAAVSVLLLLLLLSLLRLLRRRSCLLAPGKGPPALGPSRGPGRSWAVWYRRPRGVALPCPPGDPQAEGLAASYRPLSASSQSSLRSLISAL; encoded by the exons ATGGAGACGGGGACCCCAcaggtcctcctcctcctcctcttcctcccgcTGCTGCCGCCCCTCAGGGCCTCGGCGGGGAGCCTGCACAGCCCAG TCCTGTCCGAGTGCTTCCAGGTGAATGGCGCCGACTACCGCGGCCACCAGAACCGCACAGGGCCCCGCGGGGCTGGCCGCCCGTGCCTCTTCTGGGACCAGACGCAGCAGCACAGCTACAGCAGCGCCAGCGACCCCCAGGGCCGCTGGGGACTGGGCCCGCACAACTTCTGCCG GAACCCAGACGGCGACGTGCAGCCATGGTGCTATGTAGCTGAGACAGAGGAAGGCATATACTGGCGCTATTGCGACATCCCCACGTGTCACA TGCCGGGGTACCTGGGCTGCTTCGTGGATTCGGGGGCCCCCCCGGCTCTCAGCGGCCCCAGCGGCACCTCGACAAAGCTCACGGTGCAGGTGTGCCTCCGCTTCTGCCGCATGAAGGGCTACCAG CTGGCGGGCGTGGAGGCCGGCTACGCCTGCTTCTGTGGCTCCGAAAGCGACCTGGACCGGGGACGCCCGGCCCCAGCTACCGACTGCGACCAGATTTGCTTCGGCCACCCAGGCCAGCTGTGTGGCGGCGATGGGCGCCTGGGCATCTACGAAG TGTCCGTGGGCTCCTGCCAGGGCAACTGGACCGCGCCTCAGGGCGTCGTGTACTCCCCGGACTTCCCCGACGAGTACGGTCCGGACCGCAACTGCAGCTGGCTGCTGCGCCCGCCGGGCGCCGCACTGGAGCTCACCTTCCGCCTCTTCGAGCTGGCCGACCCGCGCGACCGGCTGGAGCTGCGCGACGCCGCCTCGGGCAGCCTGCTCCGCGCCTTCGACGGCTCCCGCCGGCCGCCGCCCGGGCCGCTGCGCCTGCGGGTCTCCGCGCTGCTGCTCACCTTCCGCAGCGACGCGCGCGGCCACGCGCAGGGCTTCGCGCTCACATTCCACG GGCTGCAGGACGCCGCTGACAACCCGGCGCCCGAGGGCTGGGCCCAGACCCCCGCAGCGCCCCTCGACGGGGCCAACGCGAGCTGCAGCCCCCGGCCCGGGGCTCCGGAGGCCGCGATGGGGG CCCGGGTCTTCCCGACGGTCGCGGCCGTCTccgtgctgctgctgctgctgctgctgtcgcTGCTGCGCCTGCTGCGCCGACG GAGCTGTCTGCTGGCTCCGGGAAAAGGGCCCCCGGCGTTGGGGCCTTCGCGGGGCCCCGGGAGAAGCTGGGCTGTGTGGTACCGCCGGCCTCGAGGggtggccctgccctgcccccccggGGACCCTCAGGCTGAGGGTCTAGCGGCGAGTTACCGGCCCCTGAGCGCCTCCAGCCAGAGTTCCCTGCGCTCGCTCATCTCTGCTCTCTGA